GAAGGGCAGGGCTCAGGCACCTTGGGGTGGCATGGCTCTGGAACCTTGGGCTGGCAGGGCTCAGGCACTTTGGGGTGGCAGGGCTCAGGCACCTTGGGGTGGCAGGGCTCCTTGGTTTTGGGGATGCATGGTTCCTGGGGCGGAGGCTGGCAAGGCTGTTTCACCTGCTGCTGCTGAAGCTGAGGGGGTGGGGTGCAgggctgcttctgctgctgggAACTCATGCTGCAACAGTGGCTGGTCCTAGAGACAGAACAGATGATTTAAACAGAGAATAATAGGGAAGAAGCCATGGTGAATACCACTTCTGGTCTCTTAAAAAGCAAATGTTCTTTCCCCTTCTTGACCACAAAGAATACTTGATTAATTTCTGAGCCTTTGAAGAAGAGGAACTTAAAGATGATTTGCTCTTGCTCCACTGGAGCAGGGCCTCTCCTGG
This portion of the Pongo abelii isolate AG06213 chromosome 1, NHGRI_mPonAbe1-v2.0_pri, whole genome shotgun sequence genome encodes:
- the SPRR1B gene encoding cornifin-B, which encodes MSSQQQKQPCTPPPQLQQQQVKQPCQPPPQEPCIPKTKEPCHPKVPEPCHPKVPEPCQPKVPEPCHPKVPEPCPSIVTPAPAQQKTKQK